In Campylobacter sp. VBCF_01 NA2, one DNA window encodes the following:
- the lpxD gene encoding UDP-3-O-(3-hydroxymyristoyl)glucosamine N-acyltransferase, whose protein sequence is MKLSEIVKILRMDFASLGIEDAEITAINSLQNANGSELSYCDSEKNEKFIADSKACAVLVKKGVEVPKNIIKVECVNPHLAFAILSKYFAKPLIREPRPSAIAKSAQIAKGVYIGSNTQIGERVVVCAGAYIGDDVVIGDDCVIHPGVVIYNDTIIGARCHILANAVIGSDGFGYAHRSDGTHVKIYHNGNVVLEDEVEIGANTTIDRAVFGSTIISSCTKIDNLVQIGHNCELGQNCLIVSQVGLAGSTILGRNVVLGGQAGSGGHVRVGDFVQVAARGGISKDLPAGKNFAGHPIMELKEWFKLQAKIARFFKDK, encoded by the coding sequence ATGAAACTTTCTGAAATTGTTAAAATTTTAAGAATGGATTTTGCTAGTTTGGGGATCGAAGATGCCGAAATCACAGCGATAAATTCATTACAAAATGCAAACGGGAGCGAGCTTAGCTACTGCGATAGCGAAAAAAATGAAAAATTTATCGCAGATAGCAAGGCGTGTGCTGTTTTGGTAAAAAAGGGCGTAGAGGTTCCAAAAAACATAATCAAAGTCGAGTGTGTCAATCCGCACCTAGCCTTTGCAATACTGAGCAAATATTTCGCAAAACCGCTTATCAGGGAGCCTCGCCCAAGCGCGATTGCTAAAAGTGCGCAAATCGCAAAGGGTGTTTATATTGGCTCAAATACCCAAATCGGCGAGAGAGTCGTAGTCTGCGCTGGTGCGTATATTGGCGATGATGTCGTTATCGGCGATGATTGTGTGATTCACCCAGGGGTCGTGATTTACAATGACACGATTATCGGGGCTCGCTGCCATATCCTAGCAAACGCAGTTATCGGCTCGGACGGCTTTGGCTACGCGCACAGAAGCGACGGTACGCATGTTAAAATTTATCACAATGGAAATGTCGTGCTCGAAGATGAGGTCGAAATCGGCGCAAATACCACGATAGATAGGGCGGTTTTTGGCTCTACGATAATTTCATCTTGCACCAAAATCGACAATCTAGTCCAAATCGGACACAACTGCGAGCTAGGTCAAAATTGTCTAATCGTCTCACAAGTGGGACTTGCAGGATCAACTATACTTGGTAGAAATGTCGTCCTCGGCGGTCAAGCAGGCAGTGGCGGACATGTCAGGGTAGGGGATTTTGTCCAAGTCGCAGCCAGAGGCGGGATTAGCAAAGACCTGCCAGCTGGTAAAAATTTCGCCGGCCACCCGATAATGGAGCTAAAAGAGTGGTTTAAACTCCAAGCCAAGATCGCGCGATTTTTCAAAGATAAATAA